One segment of Panicum virgatum strain AP13 chromosome 3K, P.virgatum_v5, whole genome shotgun sequence DNA contains the following:
- the LOC120698351 gene encoding probable WRKY transcription factor 70 — MSTRLSSAKNSQPPRSSSDRMDAAIQELRRGTRLADLLRQQVELIPELERRHAAVANVGEISTAMESSLSLLQSEMERPPSPEVEAVAMAACSSDGGTGERNGAVARARRMRHRRGRHGAELPMKEILTEAPENDRFHWRKYGEKNILNAEYPRLYYKCGYSDDHKCPAKKYVQQQSNSGPTPLFMVTLINEHTCETLFPNDPCSSSSSASQVLDFTKASLSPPVMAAAAPGLKKEEEDSMSVSMHRQHSYPYDEYLSSSFPTMSPDGDHQVKFSPGPGW, encoded by the exons ATGTCAACGCGGCTCAGCTCCGCGAAGAACTCGCagccgccgcgctcctcctccgaCAGGATGGACGCGGCGATCCAGGAGCTCAGGAGGGGAACCAGGCTGGCGGATCTGCTCAGGCAGCAGGTGGAGCTCATCCCGGAGCTTGAGCGACGCCACGCAGCGGTGGCCAACGTGGGCGAGATATCCACGGCGATGGAGTCGTCGCTCTCCCTCCTCCAGTCTGAGATGGAGCGCCCCCCCTCCCCTGAGGTCGAGGCGGTGGCCATGGCAGCCTGCTCCTCCGATGGAGGCACCGGAGAAAGAAATGGCGCCGTCGCCCGTGCAAGAAGGATGAGGCACCGGCGAGGCAGGCATGGAGCTGAGCTCCCAAT GAAGGAGATATTGACTGAGGCACCAGAAAACGATCGTTTCCACTGGAGGAAATATGGTGAGAAGAACATCCTCAATGCTGAATATCCAAG GTTATACTACAAATGCGGTTACAGTGATGACCACAAGTGCCCAGCAAAGAAATACGTTCAGCAGCAAAGCAACAGCGGCCCTACTCCACTTTTCATGGTCACCCTGATAAACGAGCATACGTGCGAGACTTTGTTCCCGAACGATCCCTGCTCAAGCAGCAGTAGCGCTTCGCAGGTTCTCGACTTTACAAAGGCATCGCTTTCTCCTCCAGTaatggccgccgctgccccagGGCTGaagaaagaggaagaagacagcaTGTCTGTGTCTATGCACAGGCAGCACAGCTATCCGTATGATGAGTACCTGTCTTCTTCGTTTCCAACGATGTCGCCAGATGGAGATCATCAGGTCAAATTTTCCCCGGGGCCCGGGTGGTAG